In Glycine max cultivar Williams 82 chromosome 10, Glycine_max_v4.0, whole genome shotgun sequence, the DNA window TGATGGTTTTACTGCTCCATTGTTTTGGAGCTGTTTAAAGTTGGGATATTAAAAGCATTGTTGTAGTGTTTTGTCAAAAGACAGGATGAAATAGATTGGAAATACAATCTTATCATAGAAAATAAAGCAATTTTGTTCAACCTAAACAAGTGAGTTTTTCCCACACAACTATCCCGGACATCTATGAGCACCACAAAGCAGTAAGCCCAAAAGATCTTAAAATTGAATCACTTGCAGAAAATCCCTCAGCCAAGAAGGCTGCTAATCTCGTCATGAATACAAATCTCAATAGGAACAAAGTAAAGCTTACAGCTTTTTCTGAAGGCAAAGGTAACTCATCAAAAATTCCCATATTGAGTCTTCAATGTCTCCACACACCATGAAAATATAGGATTCACTTGCGCCAGCAACCCGCAACTTTAACTGCAATGATTGAAtatacaagttaaaaaaaaactcaaattcttTTGATATAAAAGTTAAGTACTatctactaataaaaaaaacacaattgcACTCAAATAATAAGAATTCTCTTGACTTTAACCGGaaatgaataatgaaaattCTTAAGCAAAATtacacaatattaaaaaaacaagagttCAACATGTGCGCGGTGAAACTGCGCCGAGCACACACTGAATCTCAATTTCGAGCTTATTTCTCGTTGTCCATTACTGCATCGATATTAACTGAAACACCAAAAACACGATTCAACTACTACGATCAGAAGAAGCAGATCCTGATTCCCGGTCACGCGCACACTACAGTTGAGCTCTTTAGCAATTCACTCGCACGAAACAGTCACGCGGTGCAACATCACAGAAGCATTCGAAATTCAGAGTGGAAAACTATGGGGGGAAAAAAAGCGCTGGTAACAATTCGGAATACGCATTCAGAAttggaagatctcgagaaaatTGAGCTCGAAATTGAGATTATTCAGTGTGTGCGCGGTGAATCGAACGTTTCGCGAATCCAACCTGGAGCTGGAGGTGTGGGAAGAACGAATCGAAAACGACGAATCCAAAGCGTTGAGAACGACGCACAGCATACAAGGTGGAGACAGCGCGTGAGAAACAGTCGAACAGAAACACACGCTTCACGGCTTCAGGAATGAAGGTAACATtttcgtttttatattttttattacagaaaatgttttttttttctttttgttatttcttttttacaacatttttgagtttttgttattatttaatttaattatgtaaatgtgaatgaatagaaatattttatttttaaagagtcTTGATTAtacataattacatatttaatttttaaatttaacataattacatatttaatttttaaatttaaaataatttacaatttttaaattataagctaatttacaaattattcataaaaaaaactaatttataaattaatttattaagttataagtgcatactaaaaataattaataaaataaaatgacatgacatgaaaatatattttaaattttttataaaataatttatttaattgacagaaatatattttagataattatagttttactttttcgttaattaataaattttaaagatatatgtttattaaaaattaaaataaaaatcaaatgtaTTAAAGTGGTTAAAAAGAATAATGTAAAAACAGTTAAGAAAAAGGAGGATAAAAAATacgtatattaaattaataaatataaaaggcaagaaaataaattataaataaactgAAATAACTTATAGCTTGTaaactataaattaataaaatgtatttatttattaaatactttaatttgatcaaatgaacatataaaaatatctgTTTGAAATGTCAAACATGTCCTAAAGgctaaagaaagaaaagaaaaaacagcaCTTTGACATTTGACataatcaagactcaagatacaatatgtattatttaaatgtgaatatatttttattgtgtatatatttttattgtgatgaatcaaattttaaatcaaattttttgttttgaagatttaacataattacatatttaatttttaaatttaaaatctttaatttaactggaataattttacaaaacaatTGATCTGCACATTTAATataatcaagactcaagatacAATATGTATTATTTAAATGGATATCCTTCCCCTTGTTAATTTTCCAATCCTGTAGGCTGCATGAATGTTTTTTCAATAGAAGGTGGCTGCATGTTGAGTTTTAACTGCAGTCCATACTACAAAAGGTGTGGGAACCAGCTTGTCGGTGCTGTCGGTATATAGTATATACCAATTCAATAATATTCTTAGATACTAAAAACctatattttaacaaatgaCTATGTCTAGGGCGTGTCTAGAATTTTTTAGGGCTcagaaaatttttatatttgaaaatttgttaattaagaaatttaaacattccattcAATAGTAATTCATTTAATCAATATATTTGTAATATGGTTTATCTCaagttaacttttaaaaaaatatttttttttctttggagaATGAgaacaatgtaaaaaaaattatttttaatataattcaatatttctaataaaacattaatttattttgtaatacttTTTTGATAATATTTGTTTCACGATACAATTTAAGACcactaatattaaattaatgttcACTAAAACTTTTaagattaatataatatttcttttagtttgttctcttttaaaattcttaactATTATGAACTAAGAGTTTGGAGGGAGCATAAGGTAATGGACTCATTGGCCTTGCCATAGCTAGAGTTCTAGGTATGTCTCCcacaatcaattcatgttgGTCGTTATTTTCAACGTGTATCAAGATTTTATGCTTGGAACCATGTCCTTAACAAAATTCCTAGGGTACAGCTACTTTGATTCGAAATGAAATATATCATAacctttccttaaaaaaaaaacacatgggTATGCTTGGTttagaaagggaaaaaaagtaaaaaaaaaaaaaagtgaattgtttttaaattatttgacagaaaaagcaaaaacagaaaagaaaagaaagacaagtttaatttttttttttcttatttgattaagtattaagtataaaaaataagaaatctcGTCAACCTACCAGATCCTATCTTCCTTATCGCTTTGGTTTGGTGGACATGAAAATGGAGATGCAATGTAATTTGAGGAGAAACACTGGCCACTAGAGAATGTAAGTCGTATGATCTCCTTGTCAACAGCTAAATTCCGTGTGCATATGAAGAATTAAGAAAGGCCAGTTCTCGTTGGACAACAAGAAATGGACTTAACCTTATGTAAAGTCCAAGGGTGTTACTAGGTGCATCATGCATGTAAAACgaaattttcaaaatactcTTCATATGGATCATTTGATTCATATGAGTTATACAAATTACGTGATCTGTATAACACTTACGGACCACTTGATCCGTATGAGTTATACGAATTACGTGATCcgtatataatatacatattatataatccgtatgagttatatcaaaattaattgtcacaaaatttattatttaaatttacatatgcattaaatttaaattagagattttactgttatatataacaacattatttattttattatataattgacTTATTAACTCCGTTGATTAGAGACAATTCCTATTTTATCCTTTCGTAAAACTAATACGAATTGAACAATACATAAGTCTCATACGGATCAGACAATTCATAAGTCTCGTACACATTAAATAtccattagaaattttaatgttacatataacgacattaattattttataaaataattattctattaGCTCAATTGATTAGAATTTCGTGTTAATAACGCTAAAGTCAGAATGGCTAAGAGGATTTGCTAATGTTAAAGAAATAAGAAAggtcttttttatttgtgttgtagAGGATAACTTCTTGAAAGAGTAGGTTTTATGTATCgtcctaaaattaaaaaacatggcTTAATTAAAGTTATACAAGTTTTATGTATCctcctaaaattaaaatcatggcttaagttttatgataattaaacgTAGAACAATTTAAATTCCTAAGATATCATCTTCGATTCTAGATAAGCCTTAAGCAAATTAAAAACCTGACAAAGGGGAAAAAAGACATTATCTGTTATCAAATAGACCTATACAATTATTGAAAGTGTAGAAGAGAATTTTTTACACATTAATATCTTCTTGCATTAACTCATGAAGGATCAACATTCTTTGCTTTAACATTAGCATCATTCATCTCTTCACCATTTCTAGCTTTGAGAATTTCTAGCATCATTCATTCATCTCTTGGACTAAAATCAAGAATAACACAATGAAATAGAGCACATAGAAAAATAGCACTCATACTATTAATTCCAGACAGTCCCCTCAAAGGACTAGGTCCCACCCTCCCCCCATTGTCCCTCTAAGAAAAACAATACAGGAGGATTTTATAGCACAAATAAAGCTTTCATCAAACCATCAGTTCAGTGTCGTCCAAAGAGAACTCGTTAGGCATAGCATTGGTAAGGCATCATCAAGATAAACTCACCACCACAAACAAACAAAGATACTCGGGATGATAAACTGACAAAGCTACACTCATTAATCAACCTAGCTTTTCCATAAACGTTTCAACCAAGGTTTGGCCATTGactatttttgttgttgcaatAATCAAATCATATGCCATTCCCTCCTGCAAAGTAAACCACATCAAGAATTAGGAGATAAGAACCAAACAAGAAGATTTATTCCTAATGCCCAGTCAATTGGATAAAGCAGGATATAAGGAAGAAGAGACAATAAATTCTCCAGTGTAAAACATACATGGGGTGGTTTAACAGTGAACCAAATCAAATACCTGTATGATAAACGTATAGAAAACAAACTTATAGTCCTTTTGCATTTCACACCACCACACTATTTGAAATAAGATTTGAACAATAGTAcacttgaaaatatttttatacctaTTTTTTGTGTCCCTGAGGCTGAGGTTTCTGCTTTTGAAAGTAATAACatgttaattctattttttaaaatactaaccTTCACATATTAATAGTCTTTCCAGTTCGTTGCTTTCTCCACAACCATATCCCTTATGAACCCTCTTCTAATTTTTTGCTTCCCTCCCAACAACAGTTTTTTCTATCCTACCCTAGATTCTTCAGGAAAGCAAATCAAATTTGATATAAGTATCTAGTCCAATTTGAGGGgtatatatagtaaaaaaatccGCTGTTTACTTCCAGTGAATTATCTATATAGCGATGATTCAATCACCTTCAAGCATTCTTTCCATAGAGATCCTGATATGGCCGAATGGCCCATAATGCTAAGTCTGACATGGGAGGAGTTATAGTGAGCCAGAAAAATGAAAGGTCTGCCATTTTTGGTGGCATGGACAGCAACCATCACTAAGGAATGAATTCTTCCTTTGGCCCAATGATAGAGACCAGAAAAAAGGATATAGTCTCAAGGAAGTATTTTTGAATGAGAAACAAATCTAAGTACATACCCCTCCACAAAGTGGTAATTCTCTCTGCCCAACCAAATGACCTAGACTGATTTCTTCCCCGTTAACCCCGTCCTCATGTGCACACCCCTCCTTACATACTCTTCATGTGAATTAGCTCACCCCACTACTAACAAACTACACCGGGATCCTGCCTATTCCTACTAGAATAAGCCATCCAAATGGCAGGCCTTTCATTATGCTGGCCCATTATAACTCCTCCCACATCAGACTTGGAATTATGGATCATATGAGATCCATATTTAATACTCCATCCTTTGGTTGATCTCTTCTTGAGAGCCAAAGCTTGTAACCTGAATCCAAAGACCAACTTTTTTTAGAACCATTTCGTTTCTTGCAGCCACTGCATTTGTCCTTCCTCTAGTTCTAATCATTCACCATTATATCCAATTCATTATCTCCATAGCCTTTTCAGTTAAGAACTCTGATGTTCCTAGTTCCTAGGCTGTGTTTCAGACATTTGAGACCTTTTGCTTGAGTATCGTGTATCATAGAGAGCTGTGCCAATAATTCATTAGTGAGTCTAGAAATTTtggaaaaacaaattttaagaataatttgattcaaaaaagaaattgtGTTAGGTAAGTTATAAAATgggaattgattttgaaatcctTTTAAGTTGTGTGTATTTAGAAATTCACTCAACTTGGTTGGATttgatatttcattttaattgcacCAGCCACACATTTCCATAATTAAAGATTCCCCCCACCCTCCCCGGCAACTGACTCACCCACccacccaaaaataaaaaacaaaatgctGATCAACCAGGCTAGGCCACACAAATTTACTAAGCAGGGAAAACTGTTTACCTGATTATGGACCAATAACCATATTcaaaaaattagatttaaattataGGAAAAGTGTATTGGTTAAGATAGTGTCTAGGAGACATTCAAAGGCAACAGTTATGACACACCTGAGTACATAAAAATCGAAGTGCAGAAATCTCTGCAAAGGTAACGCCcccaacaaagacaacaagcaccACAGCACGCCTTCCATCAGGTACTCTGAAATATGTGAAGTGccagaaaaaaatgattaaaaaatttcttcctCAAAGACTCCAAATTTCAGCAAATTTTTACACACCAATGTCAAATGTAAACCATCATGTTCTAATGGCTTTCCTTTTTAAGAACTTATCACCAAAagctaaaaacaaattaaagtatTGAAATCTCCCCTGCAGTTAGCAGATTTTGCGAGGCATTAAACCACACCTTAGGGACTAACTGatatcatccacaaccacaaGTAAAAGATTGATAAAATGTAGCATATATAGCCAAATCTGTCTGAACCTTATTAACAGCAtaattttcaaatgtttgttgttgtgattTAGCCTTTACATGAAATGGTAAGCATTGAACTTCCTGGAATATATAACACTTTTCTGATGGTGTTTTACTAAAGATAAAGGAAAAGATGCAGAGTTTTAAAACTGGCACTGATGTAAACATACTTGGCTATGCTGGATTGAATCCCTGATAAAGTGTCAAATGATGGGCTATTTGAGAATCCACCCTGTACAAGCAATAGAGCAggcataatttaaaatataactactAAAAAAGGTGAATTGAATATTAGTGATGATGATGTGACTTCGATTCAAACAGTTAAAGAACTTGAAGTTGGAAACATGACATGAGAAAACATATTCAGCAAGCGTTGACAAGTACTAACCCTCTTCATTTCCAAATGAGGTCCAGGCAGTAGCTTCAAAATTTCTTCAACAGGACGCCTAAAAGATCAATGATGTTCAGTAATGTATCAGTTGGTCAACTACCAAGCTTAATTCACAACCCAAGCATAAAAATTCACTTAAGAAATCGGTGCAGTCACTGAACCAATCAATAGATATATTCAAGCAAAAGCATATGTATTGCATGCAATAATATACCAAAAGGGAAAATGTTTTGAGTTTTAAGAAACTGTCATTGGGTATATACATAGTTGTTTAATATCAAACAACcttcaattttatcatattatatggACTGTTTAGAGGTGCTTCATTGCTAGATATGTAGGGAGATTGGCATGCCTTGCTACATGACTCATTTTTGTTTCTAGgtgtttcttttgcattttattgtgaaaatgtcttatcctctatcTTTATACTTTCCATTGCTTTCTCAATGAAAAtgctatttcttaaaaaaaaaaaaaagaaacagtaaatGGTATAGCATCAAGTAAACATTGGAATTCATCCTCAAATGAGAGAAATGCACAGTAGTATGTGCAAACAGTGATATATCATCTTTGGAGCCTTGCCTATTAAGTTACCAAATTTAAACATAACTAATACAAAGCCCATAAAATATCCTGCTTTCCGTAGCAAGTATTGAAATGTGATTGTTGACAtaattgtaccaaaaaaaataatgtcttaCAACAGAGTAtggtttttaacattttaaactaGACTTTATGGTCAGCACAGACCCATTTCTAACAGAAAAGCATTTAACAAAAGCCACCTTGGATATAGAGATGCATGAGATGAAATAATTGTCACTATAAGAGATTCAGATTTACCATCCAGATCGAATGGCATGCTGGACCAGTCGAATGCTGAGTGGTGCATATCCAGAGAAGACATAAGCAATATCATTGGGGCTGTTCTAGTAGGAAACCATTAGTAAGAAGGGAAACAGAACTACAATAAGTAAATAGATGTATAACAGTTGCttataatttatcaataatGACAACTTATTTGAGAGCCATGAGATTTGCAAGAATTTCATGCATACATCTGCTTTAACCAAACACCATATACatgaagacaaaaaaatatttaaaaaatacaaatgctAGACGCATCGTTAATTGCCActgcaaaacaaattaattttgaacaacACAGAAATCGTGGCTGTAtacccataaaaaataattaaataaacaaaggaaCAACAGAAGAGCTAGCATGGTTAGAAAACTGGGAAAGTTATTGCTTCAAGCCTGCAACAACAAATTAACCTTTGAAGCGATGGGCATATATTATGGATTTGGGATGCTTGGTTCcatcttttttatcatttcacaatgaaaatatgtaaccatattttgtttgtcACAAACATACCCATGGCCATGTTTACATACTTACATAGAAGATCTAAATTGTGACCACAAacttaatataacatttaaaaatataacaaatgtcTAAGGATCTCATCATTTAGAAGAAATTACTTGGCCGTATCAGTGTCTTCAACCACAAGCTGTAGAGCACGTTTTATAGTAAGCCAATTGCTTTTTGACTCCTAAAAGGATCACATGCACAACAAgagttaattattaaataacgaACACATAATCCATTTGCATTTGCAACTAAACACCTACTGCATTATACCTGCTTTTTAAAAAGTCCAGCTTTCTCTAAATTGTTTAGCATTGCTATGTGCTCAAATCCATAGCTGTGGAGTAGTTCTCTCCTATAAATTGGAAGTCACAAATATATAAGAATACACTAAGTACTCCAAAATAACATTTGCTAGTATATTGTACAAAAGGCAGAAAGGGAATAATATTTTAGGTTAGTAATTTCCAAGGATCTACAAaagtaacaaaatgaaaaaaaggaatAGGACAAAGTATCAATGAAGCATGAAAGCTTGCCTGAAGTAGTCAAAATGCTTCTTTGGCAACCCAGAATTAGTAATCGAAAATAGGATTAGAAGGCGTAAGACTGTTGTCAAAGGCTCCTGCTTATGGATCAGTTCTTCAATATACTCAAAGCATCTGCATATATGAATGACCTAAGCTTCATATTATAAAAACCTTAAGTTGTGTACATGCAGGCATGCAGCAATCTGTGAACCATAATGCATCAACAGCAAATCAATCGCAGACACTGACCCAACTAACTATACCATATTAATTAGTTTTGCAAATCAAATTATTCGTATTCTAAGTTCATTCcttgtaatttaaaattcaaccaTAAAGTATAACTATAAGCTGCTTCATTTATATCATAAGCTGTAAATTATATGAAATCAAATATTATCAACAGCAAATAAAGCTTAATTGTCTATTATAACCTAAACTATAATACAACATTATGCACATATAGCCAATTTTAAGTCTTAATTAACAAATTACTATTAACGGTTAAGAATAACATGCTTGAAGCACTACcttgtttatttttaagtaaaacaAAGCTTGTATTGCAGTATTCCAAAGGCAATGCCCAAATCATGTCTTTGATGGTAGATTCCCAAATAGCATCTCAGTTTTTATTACATGTACAATGCCAGTCCACAAAGTTTACTAAAAacttggtttttaagttttgacAGTGAAAGTTGATATTGAATGAAATTTTGGGCCTCCACACAGATACAGTGAAAGTTGATACTAAAAACTTGGCCTCAGCTGAAAATTCCACAAATTTTCATGGTGAACAAGAAAAAGGCATAAAATATATACCCCAAACAGAAACATGTAATTTTCAAGTAGAAGAAGCTATAAAGCTATAAGTTCCAAACAAAGGTACTAAAGAACTAGTTCCTAACTTGGGCAATTAAATATAAGTCAATAAAAGGTACTAGTTAAATTTTGGGGCTAGCAAGTAAAAAACAAGTAGCTCTAGCCGGAACAAGTTCACCCAGCATAAACCTTAGCATCAGCACCTCCAAAACACAGGATATCAGGACCTACTTAAGtcatatagagagagagacatTAAATATACCATCAAGTATATAAAACTCTCTGTATGCAAAATTAACTCACATATCATAACTCTGGGCCTCTACAATTGTATGTTCCATATCAAGTTGCCCAAGAAATGAAGGCTTTGATGTGAATGTTGATAGATGCTGAGCAAGATTTATGTGCCTCTGGGGAAATAATTTAAAGCATATTATGATTTGATAGTCACTATGAGAATCATGTTAATATCTTaatgaaatatcaaaattacaacaaaaatgTTATTACGGTCATCTCTGGCAATGAGTTCAGCTTTTTCACAAAGTCCTTCAACTCGGAAACTGTCTGCGTCTGGATGTCATGGAAAGCAATATATTAGAAAGTCTTTACAGATCCATATTGATTTTCCAAAGAGTTATAAAAGAACTTAATTAAGTGATTCTGAAAAATTTTAAGTACACAACTCATTCaagcagtatttttttttcaacattgcATCCATTGAACAACAGTAAAATTACCTGTGAAGATAAAGTAAAGCaacaaaactatttgaagaCTTAACGCATTATATTTccaaagaaataaaaggaaacaacaGGACTTTAGTGGATTCACTGCTATTATTTTCACAAGAAAAGTTGGTTTCAAAACAGTTACTTTTTGCAAAATTGACAGTAAAATCAATGTCCAAGTATAAGACCATCTCCTTACAGTAGTTGTCATTTCTGTGTAGTCTTGCTTCATGGAAGTAGCTTTTTGGCGCAAAATCTGCAATACTGCAGACAGCAACTAAGAAAATAGAACTACAAGAGAGCCAAagattttttaactaaatattGCTCTCCTTGCTCCTCTCTGCATGAGTGTGCATGTGTGTGTGAGGGAGAGAGATTAAGTGATAACTATGCTGTGTGGTAAAAATGAATCAACCTGGACAACAACTTCAAAGTTGAGATCTCGTATCTCCTTAAAAAGCTTGTCACTATCAAAATGAAGTTGGAAACATGGATTAATTGATGCCAAAGAGTTCTATCAAAATGAGACTAAAAAGAGAATGCAACAAGTAATAGTAGTCTCTTTTGTTTTGCTTGAGTCAGTTTCTGAAACATATATGTTGGAAATAGGAACATTTTAGGAGATCAGAgcttcttttatgtttatttttccaAGTAGCCTAAACACTTGGTATAGCTAGGTTCAACGCATCTTAGGAAGTAGTTGTAAATTGTTTTGGCATTAATAATCTTTGTAATactctttaatttaaataagtcCATTCTTCTGGCTGAAAAGCACATTCCAGCATTTTCAGAAAATTGTGCTTCTCATTCTTTCACAATATAAACTTATATATGATCTGCTTCAATTAATTGTGCAGAAAATCATTATGAATCAAGTCATGGATatcagaaaatatttaaaaggagatattatgaattatgaatattTGACAAATCAACCTACTCATTAACTAACGGATTGGAAAAATTTCCAGCAAAAAAACAGATTGGAAAAGTAATGAATAACATGATACAAAACATTCAAGTCATAGAAAAAACAGTCTCATTATATTGCTAACAAGATAGAGTGAGCAAAAAATGTAACATACCTTGAATTAAGTGGAACTTTAGTTTTCTTCCCTTCTTGCTGAAGACCCATAATAGATGCATCAAGCTCTACAGAACCATTGTTGATGTGCAGAAACTGCAATTACACAAATTCAGCGAGCCATCGTCACTTCAAACCTATTTACTCACAGTATAACAATATTATTCTGAAGACCAATTCGTGGCACAAAAATAATCCATGAAGCTTACATAAAATCACCAAAACATGCATTAGAAAAACTTCCACATTGTAATTTGCAACATCACAAAGAAATGAGTGGAAAGAGATTAGTAAGGTGACACACAGGGATATTCTCAAAAAGAAAAGCCTGATCAAATAACAACACAACCAAATCTTTTatgcaataaataaatatttcattcatAAAAGTGTAGGCTGCTTCTGCATCAACTTGCCTCGTCAAGTAGCCCCTCATATGTTAATTGGGAACACAAAGGAGTAACCATGTCCACCTGCATTCAAAAGCATACCCAAATTCAATGACCATCATTCGTGTGGACACCACTCATATCC includes these proteins:
- the LOC100808578 gene encoding vacuolar protein-sorting-associated protein 33 homolog; protein product: MAQIPNLDNAPVNLTSIREHSQKELLNILKNVRGKKCLVIDPKLGDSLSLIIQTSILKEHGVELRHLSGDPIQTDCSKVVYIVHAQPKLMRFICSNIHNDVSKGLQREYHVYFVPRRTVVCEKVLEEEKLHNMVTIGEYPLYSVPMDEDVLSFELDLSYKECQVDGDTSSLWHIAKAIHKLEFSFGVIPNVRAKGKASVRVADILNRMQAEEPVNSSDMVVPEINTVILLDREVDMVTPLCSQLTYEGLLDEFLHINNGSVELDASIMGLQQEGKKTKVPLNSSDKLFKEIRDLNFEVVVQILRQKATSMKQDYTEMTTTTQTVSELKDFVKKLNSLPEMTRHINLAQHLSTFTSKPSFLGQLDMEHTIVEAQSYDICFEYIEELIHKQEPLTTVLRLLILFSITNSGLPKKHFDYFRRELLHSYGFEHIAMLNNLEKAGLFKKQESKSNWLTIKRALQLVVEDTDTANPNDIAYVFSGYAPLSIRLVQHAIRSGWRPVEEILKLLPGPHLEMKRGGFSNSPSFDTLSGIQSSIAKVPDGRRAVVLVVFVGGVTFAEISALRFLCTQEGMAYDLIIATTKIVNGQTLVETFMEKLG